Proteins co-encoded in one Stutzerimonas stutzeri genomic window:
- the metF gene encoding methylenetetrahydrofolate reductase [NAD(P)H] has protein sequence MSQTRSHNFSFEFFPTKTDAGHEKLLATARRLAEYKPDFFSCTYGAGGSTRDRTLNTVLQLDGEVKVPTAPHLSCVGDSKQELRELLNRYKNAGIKRIVALRGDLPSGMGMASGELRYANELVEFIRAETGDHFHIEIAAYPEMHPQARNFEADLANFVRKAKAGADSAITQYFFNADCYFYFVERVRKLGVETPIVPGIMPITNYSKLARFSDACGAEIPRWVRKQLEAYGDDAESIQSFGEQVISEMCEKLLAGGAPGLHFYTLNQAEPCLAIWDNLKLAR, from the coding sequence ATGTCACAAACACGTAGCCATAACTTCAGCTTCGAGTTTTTCCCGACCAAGACCGACGCCGGGCACGAAAAACTGTTGGCCACGGCCAGGCGCCTGGCCGAATACAAGCCGGACTTCTTTTCTTGCACCTACGGGGCTGGCGGCTCGACGCGCGACCGCACCCTGAACACCGTGCTGCAGCTCGACGGCGAAGTGAAGGTGCCCACCGCACCGCACCTCTCCTGTGTGGGCGACAGCAAGCAGGAGCTGCGCGAGCTGCTGAATCGGTACAAGAACGCAGGCATCAAGCGCATTGTTGCGCTGCGCGGCGACCTGCCGTCGGGCATGGGCATGGCCAGCGGCGAGCTGCGTTATGCCAACGAACTGGTCGAGTTCATTCGCGCCGAAACGGGCGACCACTTTCACATCGAGATTGCCGCCTATCCGGAGATGCATCCGCAGGCACGCAATTTCGAAGCGGACCTCGCCAATTTCGTGCGCAAAGCCAAAGCTGGCGCCGACAGCGCCATCACCCAGTACTTCTTCAACGCCGACTGCTACTTCTATTTCGTCGAGCGTGTGCGCAAGCTGGGCGTGGAGACGCCGATCGTCCCAGGCATCATGCCAATCACCAACTACAGCAAGCTGGCACGATTTTCCGACGCCTGCGGCGCCGAGATCCCGCGCTGGGTACGCAAGCAACTGGAGGCTTACGGCGACGACGCCGAGAGCATCCAGTCCTTCGGCGAACAGGTGATCAGCGAGATGTGCGAGAAGCTGCTGGCCGGTGGCGCACCGGGCCTGCACTTCTACACCCTGAACCAGGCGGAACCCTGCCTGGCCATCTGGGACAATCTCAAGCTGGCCCGCTGA